In Camelina sativa cultivar DH55 chromosome 16, Cs, whole genome shotgun sequence, a single window of DNA contains:
- the LOC104752967 gene encoding dehydration-responsive element-binding protein 1E: protein MERDGINVAEMKPKKRAGRRIFKETRHPIYRGVRRRNGDKWVCEVREPINQRRVWLGTYPVAEMAARAHDVAVLALRGRSACLNFSDSAWRLPVPESTDPDTIRRTAAEAAEMFRPPEFSTGITVLPLSGEFETSEGEGVAGMMMRLAEEPLMSPPRSYIDMNTSVYAEEEMCYEELSLWSY from the coding sequence ATGGAAAGAGACGGTATCAACGTGGCGGAGATGAAGCCGAAGAAGCGTGCTGGACGACGTATCTTCAAGGAGACACGTCACCCAATCTACAGAGGCGTCCGGCGTAGGAACGGCGACAAATGGGTCTGCGAAGTCCGCGAACCGATCAACCAGCGCCGAGTCTGGCTAGGAACTTATCCCGTAGCGGAGATGGCGGCGCGTGCTCACGACGTGGCGGTTCTTGCCTTACGCGGGAGATCCGCGTGTTTGAATTTCTCTGACTCTGCCTGGCGGTTGCCGGTGCCGGAATCAACCGATCCGGATACGATCAGGCGCACGGCGGCCGAGGCGGCGGAGATGTTTAGGCCGCCGGAGTTTAGTACCGGAATCACTGTTTTGCCCTTGTCCGGTGAGTTTGAAACGTCGGAAGGAGAAGGAGTCGCTGGAATGATGATGAGGCTCGCGGAGGAGCCGTTGATGTCGCCGCCGAGATCGTACATTGATATGAATACGAGTGTGTACGCTGAAGAAGAAATGTGTTACGAAGAACTGTCACTTTGGAGTTactaa
- the LOC104752968 gene encoding ethylene-responsive transcription factor ERF026-like — MADPKNQITEPKAICQASSSSSVTVLPVRTCGDSVPDCATCENPCPLDSITSAATSTTTVSFAAPSSTTSGHGINTLMSTDADISRRKKHPLYRGIRCRSGKWVSEIREPKKTTRVWLGTYPTPEMAAAAYDVAALALKGRDTVLNFPDSVGSYPIPLSSSAAHIRCAAAAAAAARGAGTGATAVKGGEEKEEEACDGAGSSNTQHFVDEEELLNMPGLLADMAKGMMVAPPWMGSPPSDDSPENSDGESLWSYY; from the coding sequence atggctGACCCTAAAAATCAAATCACTGAACCTAAAGCTATATgccaagcttcttcttcatcgtcagTTACTGTTTTGCCAGTTCGCACGTGTGGTGACAGCGTCCCTGACTGTGCCACGTGTGAAAACCCTTGTCCACTTGATAGTATCACTTCTGCTGCTACTTCAACTACTACTGTTTCTTTTGCggctccttcttctactacaaGTGGTCATGGTATCAACACTTTGATGTCCACTGACGCCGACATCTCTCGCCGGAAAAAGCATCCTCTTTACCGGGGTATCCGTTGCCGGAGCGGTAAATGGGTCTCCGAGATCCGAGAGCCTAAGAAGACGACACGTGTCTGGCTCGGGACTTATCCGACGCCGGAGATGGCTGCCGCAGCCTATGACGTGGCGGCGTTAGCTCTTAAAGGCCGAGACACCGTCTTGAACTTCCCGGATTCCGTGGGATCTTACCCCATTCCCCTTTCTTCTTCCGCAGCTCATATCAGATGCGCTGCGGCCGCGGCTGCTGCTGCTAGGGGTGCCGGTACGGGTGCAACGGCCGTGAAGGGAggtgaagagaaggaagaggaagctTGTGATGGGGCGGGATCTTCAAATACGCAGCACTTTGTGGACGAAGAAGAGCTATTAAACATGCCTGGTTTGCTAGCGGATATGGCCAAGGGTATGATGGTGGCTCCACCGTGGATGGGATCTCCTCCGTCAGATGATTCGCCAGAGAATTCTGATGGAGAGAGCTTGTGGAGTTACTATTGA